The following coding sequences lie in one Drosophila bipectinata strain 14024-0381.07 chromosome XR, DbipHiC1v2, whole genome shotgun sequence genomic window:
- the LOC108124647 gene encoding glutathione hydrolase 1 proenzyme isoform X1 has protein sequence MFVGLTVNSLITVTIGILATGYFWRYPPPKNVVKSPPNPETPLPPSNSPLYRFSRAAVCSDNNVCSLLSKSAMKKGGSAVDGALVSLFCTGLIGMQSMGLGGGMLMNVYSHKARKSYSILAREISPRLLRENNLSVFREEEEFKQSSWSIAVPTEMAGYAIAHQKFGRLSWSELVGPTTELCRRGYRLYKHQYDALIMNQEMVKRDPGLRNMFVNSDSGQFWRTGSHIQPPIQLCETYERLALEGPYSFYNGSIADDLAADLKEIGSVIDKEDLANTRATFTESVVLPFDEYDLHLTPPPGSGYILGFILNILREFRMDFEEAQSIGALQIHRMVEAMKFGFVQRWQLDEKSDTKILNKLFSPELSKSIAYKIDDLKTSNQSTFYGGSSDIRTRNEYGTAHISVLLDNDAVSVTSSINFYFGSGRIGKRTGVLFNNGMSDFSIEQLRNYFDLPFVMGKNMVAPSARPMSSMSPVIVTERSTGRVRLVVGAAGGAKIISSLVPLLVRVLWQKANIKNAIDASRIHHQMSPNVLLYEYGLIQKYVDLLRQRGHKCERYEHRGSVICGIVQNNGTVWSNSDFRKPGGVSGF, from the exons atgtttgtaggACTTACTGTTAATAGTCTTATTACCGTCACAATTGGAATCTTAGCCACAGGATATTTTTGGAGGTATCCAC CTCCAAAAAATGTAGTCAAAAGTCCTCCAAATCCCGAAACGCCCCTCCCCCCGTCGAATTCACCATTATATAGATTTTCCCGAGCTGCAGTTTGTAGTGACAACAATGTTTGCAGTCTTCTGTCTAAAAGTGCCATGAAAAAAGGAGGAAGTGCGGTGGACGGGGCCCTGGTGTCTCTATTTTGCACTGGACTTATCGGGATGCAAAGTATGGGGCTGGGCGGCGGTATGCTCATGAACGTTTATAGCCACAAAGCGCGCAAGTCGTACAGCATACTGGCTCGCGAAATTTCTCCGCGTTTGCTACGGGAAAATAATCTATCGGTCTTTCGGGAGGAGGAAGAGTTCAAACAGTCTAGCTGGTCGATTGCTGTGCCAACTGAAATGGCTGGCTATGCCATAGCTCACCAGAAGTTCGGTCGCTTATCGTGGTCAGAGCTTGTAGGCCCTACCACGGAGCTGTGCCGCAGGGGATACAGACTTTACAAGCACCAGTACGACGCCCTTATTATGAACCAAGAGATGGTTAAGAGAGATCCCGGCCTGAGAAACATGTTTGTAAATTCTGATTCGGGGCAGTTTTGGCGTACCGGAAGTCATATACAGCCTCCAATTCAATTGTGCGAGACGTACGAAAGGCTGGCTTTGGAAGGACCGTACAGCTTCTACAACGGATCTATTGCAGATGATTTGGCAGCCGACTTAAAAGAAATTGGCAGTGTCATTGACAAGGAAGACCTAGCCAACACCAGGGCTACATTCACTGAATCGGTCGTGTTACCGTTCGATGAGTACGACCTGCATCTAACTCCGCCACCTGGCAGTGGCTACATCCTGGGATTTATACTTAACATTTTGCGAGAATTCCGGATGGATTTTGAAGAAGCTCAAAGCATAGGCGCCTTACAGATACATCGAATGGTGGAGGCCATGAAGTTTGGGTTTGTTCAGCGGTGGCAGCTGGATGAAAAATCTGATACTAAG attttaaataaacttttcagTCCTGAGCTATCAAAATCTATAGCTTATAAAATAGATGACTTAAAGACTTCTAACCAGTCTACATTCTATGGAGGTTCCTCGGATATACGCACACGGAACGAGTATGGAACCGCCCATATATCTGTGCTTCTTGACAACGATGCCGTTTCAGTCACTAGCTCGATAAACTTTTA TTTTGGTAGTGGCCGCATTGGCAAACGTACAGGTGTTCTTTTTAACAATGGCATGTCGGATTTTTCCATAGAACAGCTGCGAAACTATTTTGATTTGCCCTTCGTAATGGGAAAAAATATGGTTGCTCCATCTGCCCGGCCTATGTCCTCAATGAGTCCGGTAATCGTTACAGAGCGCTCAACGGGCAGAGTACGGCTGGTTGTTGGTGCGGCTGGAGGCGCAAAAATTATTTCATCTTTGGTTCCTCTACTAGTGCGCGTCCTGTggcaaaaggcaaacataaaAAATGCCATCGATGCCAGTCGTATCCACCATCAGATGTCACCCAACGTTCTTCTCTACGAATATGGACTAATTCAGAAATACGTTGATCTTTTGCGGCAGCGAGGACATAAATGTGAGCGCTACGAGCACCGCGGATCTGTTATCTGTGGCATCGTCCAGAATAATGGTACAGTTTGGTCAAATTCTGATTTTCGAAAACCGGGTGGAGTTTCTGGCTTTTAA
- the LOC108124647 gene encoding glutathione hydrolase 1 proenzyme isoform X2, whose product MKKGGSAVDGALVSLFCTGLIGMQSMGLGGGMLMNVYSHKARKSYSILAREISPRLLRENNLSVFREEEEFKQSSWSIAVPTEMAGYAIAHQKFGRLSWSELVGPTTELCRRGYRLYKHQYDALIMNQEMVKRDPGLRNMFVNSDSGQFWRTGSHIQPPIQLCETYERLALEGPYSFYNGSIADDLAADLKEIGSVIDKEDLANTRATFTESVVLPFDEYDLHLTPPPGSGYILGFILNILREFRMDFEEAQSIGALQIHRMVEAMKFGFVQRWQLDEKSDTKILNKLFSPELSKSIAYKIDDLKTSNQSTFYGGSSDIRTRNEYGTAHISVLLDNDAVSVTSSINFYFGSGRIGKRTGVLFNNGMSDFSIEQLRNYFDLPFVMGKNMVAPSARPMSSMSPVIVTERSTGRVRLVVGAAGGAKIISSLVPLLVRVLWQKANIKNAIDASRIHHQMSPNVLLYEYGLIQKYVDLLRQRGHKCERYEHRGSVICGIVQNNGTVWSNSDFRKPGGVSGF is encoded by the exons ATGAAAAAAGGAGGAAGTGCGGTGGACGGGGCCCTGGTGTCTCTATTTTGCACTGGACTTATCGGGATGCAAAGTATGGGGCTGGGCGGCGGTATGCTCATGAACGTTTATAGCCACAAAGCGCGCAAGTCGTACAGCATACTGGCTCGCGAAATTTCTCCGCGTTTGCTACGGGAAAATAATCTATCGGTCTTTCGGGAGGAGGAAGAGTTCAAACAGTCTAGCTGGTCGATTGCTGTGCCAACTGAAATGGCTGGCTATGCCATAGCTCACCAGAAGTTCGGTCGCTTATCGTGGTCAGAGCTTGTAGGCCCTACCACGGAGCTGTGCCGCAGGGGATACAGACTTTACAAGCACCAGTACGACGCCCTTATTATGAACCAAGAGATGGTTAAGAGAGATCCCGGCCTGAGAAACATGTTTGTAAATTCTGATTCGGGGCAGTTTTGGCGTACCGGAAGTCATATACAGCCTCCAATTCAATTGTGCGAGACGTACGAAAGGCTGGCTTTGGAAGGACCGTACAGCTTCTACAACGGATCTATTGCAGATGATTTGGCAGCCGACTTAAAAGAAATTGGCAGTGTCATTGACAAGGAAGACCTAGCCAACACCAGGGCTACATTCACTGAATCGGTCGTGTTACCGTTCGATGAGTACGACCTGCATCTAACTCCGCCACCTGGCAGTGGCTACATCCTGGGATTTATACTTAACATTTTGCGAGAATTCCGGATGGATTTTGAAGAAGCTCAAAGCATAGGCGCCTTACAGATACATCGAATGGTGGAGGCCATGAAGTTTGGGTTTGTTCAGCGGTGGCAGCTGGATGAAAAATCTGATACTAAG attttaaataaacttttcagTCCTGAGCTATCAAAATCTATAGCTTATAAAATAGATGACTTAAAGACTTCTAACCAGTCTACATTCTATGGAGGTTCCTCGGATATACGCACACGGAACGAGTATGGAACCGCCCATATATCTGTGCTTCTTGACAACGATGCCGTTTCAGTCACTAGCTCGATAAACTTTTA TTTTGGTAGTGGCCGCATTGGCAAACGTACAGGTGTTCTTTTTAACAATGGCATGTCGGATTTTTCCATAGAACAGCTGCGAAACTATTTTGATTTGCCCTTCGTAATGGGAAAAAATATGGTTGCTCCATCTGCCCGGCCTATGTCCTCAATGAGTCCGGTAATCGTTACAGAGCGCTCAACGGGCAGAGTACGGCTGGTTGTTGGTGCGGCTGGAGGCGCAAAAATTATTTCATCTTTGGTTCCTCTACTAGTGCGCGTCCTGTggcaaaaggcaaacataaaAAATGCCATCGATGCCAGTCGTATCCACCATCAGATGTCACCCAACGTTCTTCTCTACGAATATGGACTAATTCAGAAATACGTTGATCTTTTGCGGCAGCGAGGACATAAATGTGAGCGCTACGAGCACCGCGGATCTGTTATCTGTGGCATCGTCCAGAATAATGGTACAGTTTGGTCAAATTCTGATTTTCGAAAACCGGGTGGAGTTTCTGGCTTTTAA
- the LOC108124647 gene encoding glutathione hydrolase 1 proenzyme isoform X3: MFVGLTVNSLITVTIGILATGYFWRYPPPKNVVKSPPNPETPLPPSNSPLYRFSRAAVCSDNNVCSLLSKSAMKKGGSAVDGALVSLFCTGLIGMQSMGLGGGMLMNVYSHKARKSYSILAREISPRLLRENNLSVFREEEEFKQSSWSIAVPTEMAGYAIAHQKFGRLSWSELVGPTTELCRRGYRLYKHQYDALIMNQEMVKRDPGLRNMFVNSDSGQFWRTGSHIQPPIQLCETYERLALEGPYSFYNGSIADDLAADLKEIGSVIDKEDLANTRATFTESVVLPFDEYDLHLTPPPGSGYILGFILNILREFRMDFEEAQSIGALQIHRMVEAMKFGFVQRWQLDEKSDTKVYSGICVQRMMERKWFVLDFV, encoded by the exons atgtttgtaggACTTACTGTTAATAGTCTTATTACCGTCACAATTGGAATCTTAGCCACAGGATATTTTTGGAGGTATCCAC CTCCAAAAAATGTAGTCAAAAGTCCTCCAAATCCCGAAACGCCCCTCCCCCCGTCGAATTCACCATTATATAGATTTTCCCGAGCTGCAGTTTGTAGTGACAACAATGTTTGCAGTCTTCTGTCTAAAAGTGCCATGAAAAAAGGAGGAAGTGCGGTGGACGGGGCCCTGGTGTCTCTATTTTGCACTGGACTTATCGGGATGCAAAGTATGGGGCTGGGCGGCGGTATGCTCATGAACGTTTATAGCCACAAAGCGCGCAAGTCGTACAGCATACTGGCTCGCGAAATTTCTCCGCGTTTGCTACGGGAAAATAATCTATCGGTCTTTCGGGAGGAGGAAGAGTTCAAACAGTCTAGCTGGTCGATTGCTGTGCCAACTGAAATGGCTGGCTATGCCATAGCTCACCAGAAGTTCGGTCGCTTATCGTGGTCAGAGCTTGTAGGCCCTACCACGGAGCTGTGCCGCAGGGGATACAGACTTTACAAGCACCAGTACGACGCCCTTATTATGAACCAAGAGATGGTTAAGAGAGATCCCGGCCTGAGAAACATGTTTGTAAATTCTGATTCGGGGCAGTTTTGGCGTACCGGAAGTCATATACAGCCTCCAATTCAATTGTGCGAGACGTACGAAAGGCTGGCTTTGGAAGGACCGTACAGCTTCTACAACGGATCTATTGCAGATGATTTGGCAGCCGACTTAAAAGAAATTGGCAGTGTCATTGACAAGGAAGACCTAGCCAACACCAGGGCTACATTCACTGAATCGGTCGTGTTACCGTTCGATGAGTACGACCTGCATCTAACTCCGCCACCTGGCAGTGGCTACATCCTGGGATTTATACTTAACATTTTGCGAGAATTCCGGATGGATTTTGAAGAAGCTCAAAGCATAGGCGCCTTACAGATACATCGAATGGTGGAGGCCATGAAGTTTGGGTTTGTTCAGCGGTGGCAGCTGGATGAAAAATCTGATACTAAG GTGTACAGCGGAATCTGTGTACAGCGGATGATGGAACGGAAATGGTTTGTTCTCGACTTTGTTTAA